DNA from Mucilaginibacter mallensis:
CATAATGGTTGAAAGAGGAACAGAACCTCCTTTCCATAATGAATATGATGAGAATTTTGAAAAAGGCTATTATAAAAGTGCTGCCACCGGCGAGATCTTATTTCGCTCGGAGGATAAATTTGATAGTGGCACAGGCTGGCCAAGTTTTGTAAAGCCCGCTGATATGAGTAAAATTGAGATCGTAAAAGATAACAGTTACGGCATGTCGCGCGATGAAGTGATCGAAAAAAGCACCGGCTTACACTTAGGCCACGTTTTTGATGACGGACCGGTTAACCGCGGCGGCAAACGTTACTGCATGAATTCAGGCGCGCTTATTTTCGTTAAAACGAAGTAACCGCTTTTCTTAAAGCACTTACCGATGGGCGCATATGCGGCCTTGTACGTAAATTGCTTTCAATATTCAATCCAATGGTCAGATCTACCCAATCAGGGTTAACAGGTCTGATCATTTTTTCTTTTTGGGCCCTGGTGAATGTGCTTACATATTTAAAGCGCTCCATTGCCTGCTCCTCGGTATTGATTTCCTCAAAATATACTAAACGGTTTAGTTGCTGCGCGCTGTCGAAAAACAAAGTTGGCATTTGGGTATAAAAATTCAGCGTTTTAAGCAGGTCTGAGCATAAACCTACGTGTAAATTCTTTCTGTTTCTGTCTGTGATAATATAGATAAACCGTTTCATCTGAGAATAAATTTGGTGTTTAAAAAATAATTACTAACTTTATGAGCATAAAATTACTAATAATTTTAGCAATTCCAAATTTTATGTCAATTATTTCATCAAATATTAAATTTCTCCGTAAAAAGAAGGGTTTAACACAGCAACAGTTTGCAGATCAGGTAGGTATAAAACGTTCACTTGTGGGTGCCTACGAAGAAGAAAGAGCCGAACCCAAGTACGAATTACTAAAAGTAATAGCATCTTTCTTCGAGATCAGTCTTGATGATTTTATAAAAGAGACGATAAATGACAAATGGGCGCCCGCGCCAAAAGGCAATCTGCGTATCCTGAGCATTTCAGTTGATAAGGATGATAATGAAAATATTGAGCTTGTACCGATGAAAGCAAGCGCCGGCTACCTGAATGGTTACGCTGATCCAGAATATGTGGCGCAGCTGCCTAAGTTCTACCTGCCTATGTTTAAGCAGGGAACCTTCAGGGCGTTTGAAATAAAAGGCGACTCGATGTTACCCTTGGTATCAGGTACTATTATAATAGGTGAATACATGGAAAACTGGGGCGATGTAAAACCAGCTGAAACTTATGTGATCATTTCAAAAAGCGACGGTGTGGTTTACAAACGTATCGGCAATAAATTTAAGGAGAACAAGAAACTGAAATTGATATCAGACAACCCGGTTTACGAGCCTTATGATATTAATGGCGAAGATATTTTAGAGATCTGGAAAGCTAAGGCCTATATCTCTACCCATATGCCGCTCCCTACCCCAGAGCCAACCATGGAAAGCCTGACCACCATGATGGCCCAGATGCAGCGTTCAATATCCAAATTGCAACAGGGAAGCAATTAGCCCCCCAGCCCCCTAAAGGGGGAGTTATTTAAAACAAGCAGAAATTAAGTTTAAAATTCCCCCTTTAGGGGGTTAGGGGGCTGCAACAATTAAGTTACAAGGTTGTTATTAAACCATAACAGCCTATCTTTATCTTATACTTATTAAAAACTTAAAAAAACTAAGATGAAAAAATTTTTGTTGATCTGTTGTTTCCTTATCGGTATTACAGCAGTAAGTCGCGCACAAGGTATGCGTATGAGTCCTGAGGACAGGGTTGCAGCATTGAAAACCAAGTTAAATTTAACAGATGATCAATCATCTAAAATACTGGTCATTTATAAAGATGCTGCTGCAAAAAGAGATAGCGTAATGAAAGCAGGCGGCGATAGATCGGCGATGCGCCCTATCATGACAGCTGCAAATGACAAAGTTCAGGCAGTACTTACTCCTGATCAGCAAGTGGCTTATAAAAAAATGATGGATGAGATGCGCGCCAAAATGCAAAATGGCGGCGGCGGTGGCGGCGGTAACTAACCATCCCGGCCAAAAACTAATTTAATAAAGAAAGCGCTCTGATGAATATCGGGGCGCTTTCTTTATTTTAGCGAAAATTATCCACATTGAAGTTATCAGAAGATCATATCGAGAAAAGACTGGCTGAAAGAAAAGCATCAGGCACCTACAGAACCCTAAAACCTGAAAGTACGCTGGTTGATTTCTGCTCGAATGATTACCTGGGCTTTGCAAGATCATCAGCCTTGAGAGATAATATTCAACAAGAGTTAAATAATTTGCCGCTGGCCTTAAACGGATCAACAGGTTCAAGATTACTATCAGGTAATTTAACTTATACTGAAGACCTGGAACAGCAGATAGCCGCCTTTCATAATAATGAAGCTGGATTAATGTTTAATTCAGGCTATGATGCAAATGTGGGTTTATTCTCATCCCTCCCACAACGTGGCGACACCATTATTGCTGATGAGCTGATCCATGCCTCTATAATTGACGGAGCGCGATTAAGTTATGCAAACCGGTATACTTTCAGGCATAATGACCTGGAGAGCCTGGAGGGTAAGCTAAAGCAAGCCAAAGGCATTTGCTATGTGGTTATTGAAAGTGTTTATTCTATGGATGGTGATACACCGCCAATAGTGGAAATATTGGAGTTAACAGAAAAGTATAACGCTTACCTGATTGTTGATGAAGCTCATGCCGTTGGCTTATATAAACAGGGGCTTATCTGCGCTCTTGGTTTGGAAGACAGGATATTTGCAAGAATAATCACCTTTGGTAAGGCGCTGGGTTGCCATGGGGCAATAGTTGTAGGGAGCAACTTATTGAGAAACTACCTTATCAATTTTGCCCGGTCATTTATTTATACTACCGCGGCATCAATTCATCAGATCGCATCCATAAAAATGGCTTACGAGCTGTTACAGCAATCGGATGAAGTGATAGCACGGTTGGCTGATAATATCAGTTTATTCCAACAAAATATAAAACACAATGCAGCCTATCCCCTGCTTAAAAGTGACAGCGCTATACAATGTCTGCTGCTAAACAGCAATGAAAAGGCAAAGCAAATGGCAACACATTTACAAAATGCAGGATTGGATGTAAGAGCAATTCTTAGTCCGACAGTGCCTGTAGGTACCGAAAGGATACGAATATGCCTGCATGCCTATAATACGGTAGGTGAAATATTTTTGCTTACTAATACCATAAATGAAGTACTCAATGCCGAATAAACCATTATTTATTACAGGAATAGGAACCGGGATAGGAAAAACTATCGTATCAGCTATTTTAACCGAAAAATTGAAAGCCGATTACTGGAAACCGGTACAATCCGGCGATCTGGATGATAGTGACACGCTTAAAGTAAAAAGCCTGATCTCTAATACCCAAACAGTTTTTCATCCGGAAACATATCGGTTAACCCAACCCTTTTCGCCACATAAATCTGCGGCAATCGATGGCGTTAGCATTGAAAAAGAGAAATTCATCACTCCAAAAACCGACAACCAACTATTAATTGAAGGTGCGGGTGGTTTAATGGTACCCTTAAACAACGAGCTTTTAATGATAGATCTTATTAAGTACCTTGATGCTGAAATTATACTGGTTTCGCAAAATTATTTGGGGAGTATTAATCATACTTTACTATCTGTTGCTGCCTTAAAACAATACAACATCCCCATAAAAGGGATCATATTTAATGGCAAGGCGGATATAGACTCTGAATCTTATATTCTAAAATATAAGGGATTAAAGCTACTGGGACATATCCCCGAATATAAATCAATAGATAAAAATGTGGTTATTGAAGCAGGCGAACATATCAGCTTATAAATTACCGGCTGGACTTTGCCAATTAAATAAATAGCATCAACTTAGTAATATATTATAACCTGATATGAAAAATATAACAGTGATCGGCTCCGGAACTATGGGCAACGGCATCGCGCATACTTTCGCGCAGCATGGCTTTAATGTTGCTTTGGTTGATATTAATGCTGATGCTTTAAACCGTGCCATACAAACTATAACCAATAACCTTGACAGGCAACTGAAAAAAGGCACCATTGATGAAAAGCAAAAAGCTGATACACTGAATAACATCATTACCCACACAGACCTCATAACAGCAGCAGCCAATGCAGATTTGGTAATAGAGGCCGCCACTGAAAACAGCGACATCAAACTAAAACTGTTTAAACAACTGAGCGAGATATGTGGCGATGATACTATATTGGCATCCAATACCTCATCCATATCTATTACACAAATAGCTTCGGTAACTAAAAAACCGGAAAATGTGATAGGCATGCATTTTATGAACCCCGTGCCTGTGATGAAACTCGTAGAGGTTATAAGGGGGTATGCAACAAGCAATGTGGTTACCCAAAAAGTGATGGAGCTGGCTCAGCAACTGGATAAAAATCCGGTTGAGGTAAATGATTATCCTGGCTTTGTGGCTAACCGCATTTTAATGCCCATGATAAATGAAGCCATATATACCCTGTTTGAAGGCGTAGCCGGCGTAAATGAGATAGATACGGTAATGAAATTGGGCATGGCCCACCCTATGGGCCCATTACAACTTGCTGATTTTATTGGCCTGGATGTATGTCTGGCTATTTTAAATGTATTATACAGCGGCTTTGGCAATCAAAAATATGCGCCTTGCCCGCTACTGGTGAATATGGTAACCGCCGGGCATCTGGGTGTAAAATCGGGAAGCGGGTTTTATAAATATATTGCTGGTAGTAAAGAAATTATAGTGGCCGATAAATTTTCCTGAATTTAATCATTAAACTTTTAAGGCGTTTGATTGTCAATACGTATTATTTATCAATCATATACAGATGAAAACATTATCAAAATTAGGCATCCTGGCTGCATTGGCAGGTTCGCTGTTTATGTCATCATGTGCTGGGGAGTATTATGTAAGTAACCAGCCTGCTGAAGTTTATTATACAAGACCAGTGGCACCCTATGCAGGCGCTGTTTGGATAAATGGTGATTGGGTATGGAATGGCCAGTCATATGTACGCAGACCAGGATACTGGGCAAGACCTCGTGCAGGTCACGTTTGGGTTGAAGGTAGGTGGTATCACGGACCTCGCGGTTATGCATGGCACAGAGGACGTTGGAGATAATTTATAGATGTGCAGATATGCAAATGTGCAGATTCTTATCATCTGCACATTTGCATATCTGCACATTATTACATCCTCTCAGGCACTTCAATCCCCAACAAACCCATTCCTTTGCTAATCACTTTAGCTGATGCCGCAGAAAGTTGTAATCTGAATTTCTTCAGTGATTCATCTTCAGCCTGCAATATGGATTTTTCGTGGTAAAATTTGTTATAGATCTTAGCCAACTCATAAATATAATTAGCAATTACGGCCGGGCTGTACTCTTTAGCTGCATCGTTTATAATTGCCGGGAATTGAGTCAAAATCACGATCAGGTCACGCTCAACGGCTGATAATTCCTGAATATCGATCTTATCGGCATAATTAACACCGGCGCGGCTCATTACTGATTTAATACGGGCATGGGTATATTGAATAAATGGCCCGGTATGCCCCTGAAAATCAACAGATTCATTAGGATCAAACAATAAGCGTTTCTTAGGATCAACTTTTAGTAAGAAGTATTTCAGCGCTCCCATACCTATCGTGTGGTATAAATGCTGCTTATCCTCTTCGCTAAAACCATCAACCTTACCTAAAGCTTCGGTTTGCTCTTTAGCTGTTTGCTCCATTTCATTAATCAGGTCATCAGCATCAACCACAGTTCCTTCACGCGATTTCATTTTACCTGATGGCAGATCAACCATACCATACGATAAATGGTATAAGCCCTGCGCCCACGTTTTGCCCAGTTTTTGCAGTATCAGGAACAATACCTTAAAGTGATAATCCTGCTCATTACCTACAACATAAATAGATTCATTCATTTTGTAATCATCATATTTAAGCTGCGCAGTACCCAGATCCTGGGTCATGTAAACAGAAGTGCCATCAGAACGGCGAACCAATTTCTCATCAAGGCCATCAGCAGTCAGGTCTATCCATACAGAACCATCCTCCTTTGTAAAGAAAACTCCTTTTGCAAGTCCTTCCTCAACAATATCCTTACCTAATAAATAGGTATTTGATTCATAATAAAATTGATCGAAAGCGACGCCTAAAGCATTGTAAGTTTTACCAAAGCCATCATAAACCCATGTATTCATGGTTTTCCAAAGATTGATAACTTCTTCATCGCCTGCCTCCCATTTAAGCAGCATCTCCTGGGCTTGCTTAATTAGCGGCGCGTTCTTTTTGGCCTCTTCTTCGGTTTGCCCTTCGGATTTCAGGAACTCTATTTCCTTTTTATACTCTTTATCGAATATTACATAGTACTTGCCAACCAAATGGTCGCCTTTTTCACCAGTTGATTCAGGCGTTTCACCATCACCAAACAACTGCCAGGCAAGCATTGATTTACAGATATGTATACCCCTGTCA
Protein-coding regions in this window:
- a CDS encoding GIY-YIG nuclease family protein; the encoded protein is MKRFIYIITDRNRKNLHVGLCSDLLKTLNFYTQMPTLFFDSAQQLNRLVYFEEINTEEQAMERFKYVSTFTRAQKEKMIRPVNPDWVDLTIGLNIESNLRTRPHMRPSVSALRKAVTSF
- a CDS encoding aminotransferase class I/II-fold pyridoxal phosphate-dependent enzyme; the protein is MKLSEDHIEKRLAERKASGTYRTLKPESTLVDFCSNDYLGFARSSALRDNIQQELNNLPLALNGSTGSRLLSGNLTYTEDLEQQIAAFHNNEAGLMFNSGYDANVGLFSSLPQRGDTIIADELIHASIIDGARLSYANRYTFRHNDLESLEGKLKQAKGICYVVIESVYSMDGDTPPIVEILELTEKYNAYLIVDEAHAVGLYKQGLICALGLEDRIFARIITFGKALGCHGAIVVGSNLLRNYLINFARSFIYTTAASIHQIASIKMAYELLQQSDEVIARLADNISLFQQNIKHNAAYPLLKSDSAIQCLLLNSNEKAKQMATHLQNAGLDVRAILSPTVPVGTERIRICLHAYNTVGEIFLLTNTINEVLNAE
- a CDS encoding Spy/CpxP family protein refolding chaperone, which translates into the protein MKKFLLICCFLIGITAVSRAQGMRMSPEDRVAALKTKLNLTDDQSSKILVIYKDAAAKRDSVMKAGGDRSAMRPIMTAANDKVQAVLTPDQQVAYKKMMDEMRAKMQNGGGGGGGN
- the bioD gene encoding dethiobiotin synthase yields the protein MKYSMPNKPLFITGIGTGIGKTIVSAILTEKLKADYWKPVQSGDLDDSDTLKVKSLISNTQTVFHPETYRLTQPFSPHKSAAIDGVSIEKEKFITPKTDNQLLIEGAGGLMVPLNNELLMIDLIKYLDAEIILVSQNYLGSINHTLLSVAALKQYNIPIKGIIFNGKADIDSESYILKYKGLKLLGHIPEYKSIDKNVVIEAGEHISL
- a CDS encoding 3-hydroxyacyl-CoA dehydrogenase family protein; this encodes MKNITVIGSGTMGNGIAHTFAQHGFNVALVDINADALNRAIQTITNNLDRQLKKGTIDEKQKADTLNNIITHTDLITAAANADLVIEAATENSDIKLKLFKQLSEICGDDTILASNTSSISITQIASVTKKPENVIGMHFMNPVPVMKLVEVIRGYATSNVVTQKVMELAQQLDKNPVEVNDYPGFVANRILMPMINEAIYTLFEGVAGVNEIDTVMKLGMAHPMGPLQLADFIGLDVCLAILNVLYSGFGNQKYAPCPLLVNMVTAGHLGVKSGSGFYKYIAGSKEIIVADKFS
- a CDS encoding XRE family transcriptional regulator produces the protein MSIISSNIKFLRKKKGLTQQQFADQVGIKRSLVGAYEEERAEPKYELLKVIASFFEISLDDFIKETINDKWAPAPKGNLRILSISVDKDDNENIELVPMKASAGYLNGYADPEYVAQLPKFYLPMFKQGTFRAFEIKGDSMLPLVSGTIIIGEYMENWGDVKPAETYVIISKSDGVVYKRIGNKFKENKKLKLISDNPVYEPYDINGEDILEIWKAKAYISTHMPLPTPEPTMESLTTMMAQMQRSISKLQQGSN
- the argS gene encoding arginine--tRNA ligase codes for the protein MDFIIEAVVEAVKHLYQTDITADAINLQETRKEFDGQVTIVTFPFTKFSRKSPEQTGAEIGEYLKANLPEVAAFNVIKGFLNISIADSYWLNQLYTEILPDTFAVAKPNGKKVMVEYSSPNTNKPLHLGHVRNNLLGFSVAQILDAAGYEVIKANLVNDRGIHICKSMLAWQLFGDGETPESTGEKGDHLVGKYYVIFDKEYKKEIEFLKSEGQTEEEAKKNAPLIKQAQEMLLKWEAGDEEVINLWKTMNTWVYDGFGKTYNALGVAFDQFYYESNTYLLGKDIVEEGLAKGVFFTKEDGSVWIDLTADGLDEKLVRRSDGTSVYMTQDLGTAQLKYDDYKMNESIYVVGNEQDYHFKVLFLILQKLGKTWAQGLYHLSYGMVDLPSGKMKSREGTVVDADDLINEMEQTAKEQTEALGKVDGFSEEDKQHLYHTIGMGALKYFLLKVDPKKRLLFDPNESVDFQGHTGPFIQYTHARIKSVMSRAGVNYADKIDIQELSAVERDLIVILTQFPAIINDAAKEYSPAVIANYIYELAKIYNKFYHEKSILQAEDESLKKFRLQLSAASAKVISKGMGLLGIEVPERM
- the msrB gene encoding peptide-methionine (R)-S-oxide reductase MsrB translates to MKKSILSIMLLGIVTLLSCQNINAQNDKKGKRPMAKTDAEWKKILTPNQYYIMVERGTEPPFHNEYDENFEKGYYKSAATGEILFRSEDKFDSGTGWPSFVKPADMSKIEIVKDNSYGMSRDEVIEKSTGLHLGHVFDDGPVNRGGKRYCMNSGALIFVKTK
- a CDS encoding YXWGXW repeat-containing protein; translated protein: MKTLSKLGILAALAGSLFMSSCAGEYYVSNQPAEVYYTRPVAPYAGAVWINGDWVWNGQSYVRRPGYWARPRAGHVWVEGRWYHGPRGYAWHRGRWR